The Mucilaginibacter gracilis genomic interval ACCAATCCAGCTATATGTGCCGCCCCCACTTGATGTTAGGTTTAGCGTTTCACCTATACACAAAGGCCCGTTGCTGGCAGCCGTTGCCTGCACTGCCACGCTAACAGTAACGGTTAATGTTGGCGAGGCTACCCGGCAACTCGTCGATCCAAAGTTGGCTGCCTCACCAACTTGCAAGCGATATAGGTAGCTTCCCGCTACCGCATTTGCAAATTGCACCGTGGTACTGGTTTGTGTTGCACCACTAATATCTGTCCAGCCTGCACCATTGGCATTTACCTGCCATTGATATTGCGGTGTGCTTAGCCCCGAGGTTACCGAAGCATCTAATTCAATAGTTGCTGCTGTGCCCGCGCATATCGTCGCTGTAGTTTGATTACCGGAATTAATACCGCTGGTTACGATGGGGCCACATGCCCGAAAGGTAATGTCGTCTAAAGCCAGGTCGTTGCCCGGCACGGCGCTTGGGGCATTATTCGAAATACTGATAACCACACTGGATTCTGACCCGGTAGTGAAATAAAAGCCGGATTGCACCCATTTACCGGTAATGGGTAGATCACCGCTATCGTAAGTTTTGATCAGGGTGCCGTCTGTTCTTTTGATCTTGAAAGTTACGTTGGGGTTCGGCGAAACGACCGCCATGACATTGAACAACCAGGCGGAAAACTCATAGGTTGTATTAGGGCAAAGGCCATCCACGGTCTTTTTATAAAACACACCTTCCGTTGCTAATGTTGCGCTGTTGATGACCATCATAAAACCGTTGGCATTTCCGGTATGGTCAGTAGTTGTTTTCCAGGCGGTGCCTTTTAAACCCGCTGTGGTGTTGGCAATTGTATACTCCCCTTCACCAAGATCTCCCGAAGCCCGGTATGTATAGGCTGTGATGGCAGAACCCAGTGCCGCACCGCGCCCGGTCCCCGATCCAAAATCAATATTGACGATCGGGTCACCTAATGCACCGCTGCACAATTGTGCCTGCACTTTTAACGTACCCAAAAAAAAGCCTAAAAGGCATCCGGCACAAATTTTAATAGAAAAATTAGTTTTCAGGCCGGTACAAAAGCGCATGGCATTTACTATGATCAACGTGATAAGGTTAAGTTAAGCTGTAACGGCTATAGAAACCAACGGGTATCGACGAAAGCTCCTTTTCTCCCGTTGAGCCGATCAGTTTAACTAAGGTATACCCTATAAATGAAAATCAGATGAAATACAGATGTAGTACATTATTACAATAAATACCGGCCATCTACAAATCATGAACTTATACTGTACATTACCACTTCCGAAAAATGCGAATCAAATGACAATAAAAAAAACATGATCTTCCTCTATTGGCTGATATAAAAGTCAATCAGAAAAGCAAAACTATATGCCTGTCAGCAATTCTATTTTAAAGGTGAACCTGATATTTATTCATGATATCCTTCTGTGTTGGTTAGGCATCAGGGTTTATTCCTCACCATAGTTAATGTCCACTTGTTTTAATGACTTCGCCGTTTGACCAGGAAGTTTTTTATTTCTTCAATTCGGAGCGTCGTATGTATAAAAAACTTGATAGGCGGCTGGCGTCTCCACGAATTAACAGGGTACCGGCATCAAGTGTCAAAAAGGGTAGATACCCAAAACGAGGCATTAAAGCTTATTAACCTTGCTGGGTAGGTGTCCAAACTTCTTCTTAAATGCAGTTGTGAAATGATGGGCATTTTTATAGCCCACTTCGTAGGCTACTTCCCTTACAGAATTTCCGCTTTTCAAAAGAAATTTGGCTTTTTCCATTCGCAGATCATACAAATAGCCGAAAACCGTTGTTCCTAAAACTTCCCTGAAACCCTTTTTTAGTTTAAAATCGTTAAGCCCGACTTTATGGGCCAGTTCTATTAATGAGCAAGGGTTCAGCAGATTTTGTTCAACTATTATTTTGGCCTGATGGATGCGCTCCAGGTCATCCTCTTTTAAATATGAATTGGTCGATCTACCGGCAAAAGCATCTATCTGTTCCAATTCCAGAAAAAGTAATTCCAATGCCTTCGCTTCAAAATAAATATGTTGATTACCTCTTTTATTTTTATCAATATTAACCATGATAGCCTGAATAATCATACTCATTTGCGGTGTGGTAGGTCTGATGGACCGCAATAAAGCAGGCCATTCAGTAAAGATGCCTTCATTGGGGTTGAAATGAACTAACGCAGTTGGTATGGTTTTTTGCAAACTGTTTTTGGTGAAACAAATAGCAAAAAGTTTTAGATCACCTTGAAGTATAGCCGACGAGCGGAGATAGCCCGACGAAAAAAGGCTATGGTGTTTTGATGCTGTAAATAAAACATTTTTACCGGCATTTAGCCTATATGTTCCCGATAGCGTAAAGATCATCATCAGGCATAAGGTGTTGATCTCTAATATTACGGGGCAATCATCTTTACAGTTAAGATCGAAAACAAATACGCTGATGTCAGCTGTGTATATGGTGACTATCCTTACACTACCCCAACTTCCAGCGTAATTGATGAGGTTCTCTCTTTTTGAAGGCGCATCCAGATCATATACATATTCATCCCATAAAGCCGAGGTAATTCTGATCATTATTAATCCGTATCGCGTGTATTAAAATCCCGCATGCGTTATCATGCTCATTATAAATCGTTCAAATTTGCATCATTATTTTTAATTAGTCTAAATAAATGCAAATAAAATATATCCTTTACGTTTTAGCTATGCCACTTACCATCCAAATGGTTTTTGCGCAAAGGCATGACCCATTAAAAAAGGATACGACGAATACCAAACAACTAAAAGAAGTAGTAGTCACAGGGACAAGAACCGCCAAAAGCTTACAACAGGTACCTATACCCATCACGCGGATCACTGCTGAAGAGATCAGGAAAAAAGGCCTGGTACGATTGAACGAGGTTTTATCCGAACAAACCGGCATGACCATTTTGGACGATCCGCATGGGCAAGGCATACAGATACAAGGCTTTGATCCGGCTTATACCATGATACTGATAGATGGCCTGCCTATCATCGGCCGTAATACAGGCATACTCGAACTATCCAGGATCACGACCAATAACATCGAGCGGATAGAGATCGTGAAAGGTCCAACCTCATCACTTTACGGTAGCGAAGCCATGGCTGGTGTGGTGAATATCATTACGGCCGATCCTGAAAAGGGTGTATCGGGAGGAACCTCCATACGTTACGGAACTAATAAAACGGCTGATGTAAGCTTAAATTCGGCTTATCAAAACGACAAATTTTCCATATCTGGTTTTGCCAACCGTTACAGCAGTGGCGGTTATACCCTAAACTCATCATCGGGTTTGCCTACGGTGTCGCCCTTTGCAGGATATACCTTGAATGTTAAATCGTCTTACAAAATAGATCACCTCACCACCATTAAATTATCGGTAAGGTATTATACGAACGATCAGGACAGCCGGTACCTGGTAAGCGGCCGTTACGCAGGGGGAACGGGTACCGAACGCGATTTTAATTTCGCCCCGGTGATAACCCATCATTTTAGCGACCAATTGTTTTCAACCCTGCAACTATACCGTTCAACTTATAAAACCAATTCGGATGTACGGTATGAGGATGACAGATCGGTATACGACCAAACCTACTTTAACCAGGCTTTTAACCGCGCCGAGTTACAGAATGATTACACGGTAAAAGATAACTTGAAACTTACAGCAGGGGCTGGTGCGCAGTATGAAACGGTAGAAGCTACACGGTACACGCAATTGCAATCTTTTACATCGGGCTATGGATATGTTCAGGCAGATTGGTTACCCATCAAACGATTGGATATCATTGCCGGTGGGCGCTATGATCTGCATAGCGTCTATAAATCACAGTTCAGCCCTAAACTGGCTGCAAGCTATGCGGTTAATAACAAACTTACCTTACTGGCCTCGGTTGGTAAAGGATACAAAGCGCCCGATTTCAGGCAGCTTTATTTAAACTTTACCAATGCCGAAGTAGGATACAGCGTTTTTGGTTACGAAGAAGCCGCCGCGGGGATACAGCGTTTACAGCAACAAGGTCAGATCCAGTCGGTATTAATCGATCCCGCTTCTTTACAGCGACTAAATGCCGAAAGCTCAACCGCTTTCAATTTGGGATACAGGTATAGGCCAACTACCAAAATTTACTGTACAGCCAACCTTTTCCGCAATAACATAACCAATCTCATAGAAACGGCTTCTATCGCCATCAAAACCAACGGGCAATCGGTTTACTCCTATTTCAATTTAAACAAAGTTTACACGCAAGGCATTGAAACCGACCTGAGTTACCAGGTATTTAAGCCTTTACAATTAGCAGGCGGGTTTCAATACCTCGAAGCTTATGATCAGGACGTGCTAAACCAGATAGCGGCCGGAAAGGTATTTACCAAAGATGCCGCAACCAACCTCACCAAATTAATCAAAAGTAGCGATTACGGCGGTTTGCTGGGCCGTTCAAAATACACTTATAATGTGCGTGTAAACTATCTGGATCAAAAAACAGGTATCAATGCCGCTATAAGAGCCATCTACCGTGGTCGCTATGGCTACAAGGATAGCGATGGTAACGGGATTGTTAACCGTGATGATGAATACACCAAAGGTTATGTATTGGTTAACGCTTCGCTATCCAAACCTATGTTTAAAGAAGCTATCCGACTACAGCTTACCGCGCAAAATCTGCTCAACTACAAAGATACCCAGGTAATCCTCAACCTTCCGGGAAGGCTCATTTATGCGGGTATAGCCTACAATTTCAGTAAAAAGTAACAACAAATTAAAAATCACATAAAAAAGCAAAATCCATGAAAAAAATCACAACGCTATCTTTAGCATTAGGCAGCGCAATTATTTTGGTGGCCTCATCGTGCAGTAAAAAAACTGATGATGCAACGCCCGCAGTAAGCAAACTAACTACGAAAACGGTTACCGATCTGGATGGATCAAAAGGGTCCGTATATTACAGCCTATCAACCGGTACGCAGGTTACAGGGGCTGATACAGCGACCACCAAATGGGACATTAAGTTTAAAGCGACCAGCGTTTTTATTAACAGCGGCACATCGGGCATCGGAACATCACAAGCACAGGTGGTGAGCAGCACTTTTGAAACTTTAACAATTGCCCCAACTACAGGTTATAAGGCGGATGCAAGCGGTGTACCTGCCATTTCGGGCTGGTATACTTATACTGCTACTACCGAACCACAGCATGCCCTATTAACCGTTCCGGGAAAGATATTTGTGGTTAAAACCAGCGCGGGCAACTATGCGAAAGTAGAAATGATTAGCTATTACAAAGGCAACCCGAATACGACCACTGCCGATTTTGCTAACCTGGCTACACGCCCCGCTTCAAGCTATTATACCTTCCGTTTTGCCTATCAAGGTGACGGTACAACCAGCCTGCAATAAACAAGATTGGCCAAACAAAACAAGAACAACATAATCATCATGAAAAGGAAGCTCCATTTAATTTTAACCCTACTCACACTGGCGACAGGCAGCCTCTACGCGCAATCAAAACTCGACCAGGACCGCGCCGCTATCCGCTCATTGGGCGGCTTTTATAAAGTAACCTTTGACTATGGCGAAACCTTCGCGCCCGATACAGCTTACAAAAACCATCCGCAATATCATGCCTCAGGTTATGAGTGGGCGGTGGTAGAAGAGGAATCTCCAAAAAAAATAGTCATTCAGCATATCCTGGTTACAGGTGATTCTTCGGTGATCAAACACTGGCGCGAAGACTGGGTGTACGAGGAAAACAAGATCGTAACCTTTGACAAGGATAATACCTGGAAAACAACCGCTTTAAAAACCAACGAAACGAAAGGTCGGTGGGTTCAAAAGGTATTTCAGGTAGACGACAGTCCGCGCTATGAAAGCATTGGCACCTGGGTGCATGTAGACGGCAGGCATGAATGGCACAGCGAATGTGATTCGCCGCTGCCACGCCGTGAGTTTACCA includes:
- a CDS encoding TonB-dependent receptor plug domain-containing protein, with amino-acid sequence MQIKYILYVLAMPLTIQMVFAQRHDPLKKDTTNTKQLKEVVVTGTRTAKSLQQVPIPITRITAEEIRKKGLVRLNEVLSEQTGMTILDDPHGQGIQIQGFDPAYTMILIDGLPIIGRNTGILELSRITTNNIERIEIVKGPTSSLYGSEAMAGVVNIITADPEKGVSGGTSIRYGTNKTADVSLNSAYQNDKFSISGFANRYSSGGYTLNSSSGLPTVSPFAGYTLNVKSSYKIDHLTTIKLSVRYYTNDQDSRYLVSGRYAGGTGTERDFNFAPVITHHFSDQLFSTLQLYRSTYKTNSDVRYEDDRSVYDQTYFNQAFNRAELQNDYTVKDNLKLTAGAGAQYETVEATRYTQLQSFTSGYGYVQADWLPIKRLDIIAGGRYDLHSVYKSQFSPKLAASYAVNNKLTLLASVGKGYKAPDFRQLYLNFTNAEVGYSVFGYEEAAAGIQRLQQQGQIQSVLIDPASLQRLNAESSTAFNLGYRYRPTTKIYCTANLFRNNITNLIETASIAIKTNGQSVYSYFNLNKVYTQGIETDLSYQVFKPLQLAGGFQYLEAYDQDVLNQIAAGKVFTKDAATNLTKLIKSSDYGGLLGRSKYTYNVRVNYLDQKTGINAAIRAIYRGRYGYKDSDGNGIVNRDDEYTKGYVLVNASLSKPMFKEAIRLQLTAQNLLNYKDTQVILNLPGRLIYAGIAYNFSKK
- a CDS encoding DUF6607 family protein — translated: MKRKLHLILTLLTLATGSLYAQSKLDQDRAAIRSLGGFYKVTFDYGETFAPDTAYKNHPQYHASGYEWAVVEEESPKKIVIQHILVTGDSSVIKHWREDWVYEENKIVTFDKDNTWKTTALKTNETKGRWVQKVFQVDDSPRYESIGTWVHVDGRHEWHSECDSPLPRREFTKRNDYNVLRRGNRIYITPTGWMFEQDNQKIIRSASGDKLLAREKGYEEFIKADESKFNYAKTWWKTQQPYWTSVRQVWDEVYAQHAQVKLKGKTDGKLLYERLFDLADRSTKERWDAAKCKVETRKVIDGYLVAI
- a CDS encoding T9SS type B sorting domain-containing protein, with the protein product MIIVNAMRFCTGLKTNFSIKICAGCLLGFFLGTLKVQAQLCSGALGDPIVNIDFGSGTGRGAALGSAITAYTYRASGDLGEGEYTIANTTAGLKGTAWKTTTDHTGNANGFMMVINSATLATEGVFYKKTVDGLCPNTTYEFSAWLFNVMAVVSPNPNVTFKIKRTDGTLIKTYDSGDLPITGKWVQSGFYFTTGSESSVVISISNNAPSAVPGNDLALDDITFRACGPIVTSGINSGNQTTATICAGTAATIELDASVTSGLSTPQYQWQVNANGAGWTDISGATQTSTTVQFANAVAGSYLYRLQVGEAANFGSTSCRVASPTLTVTVSVAVQATAASNGPLCIGETLNLTSSGGGTYSWIGPNNFSSKQQNPVVTTVSDKNAGTYTVTVTSDAGCTATAQTTVAIGSRPVVSVSPAVTLCQGMSTTLTASGGVSYKWTPATGLSNANIASPVASPTQTTTYKVTVSDATSACPAIDSITVTVMNVPVVSAGNDKGVVKGNSVQLKGSITGNGYTYVWTPSTGLNDATKLSPVAKPTQTTTYMLTATSTEGCGVGTDVVTVTVFEKLSIPNTFSPNGDGVNDVWNISGLDSYPGATLSIFNRNGARLYYSVGYPKAWNGTYNGSPLPVGTYYYLIDPRNNFSLLSGWVCIVR
- a CDS encoding HmuY family protein, giving the protein MKKITTLSLALGSAIILVASSCSKKTDDATPAVSKLTTKTVTDLDGSKGSVYYSLSTGTQVTGADTATTKWDIKFKATSVFINSGTSGIGTSQAQVVSSTFETLTIAPTTGYKADASGVPAISGWYTYTATTEPQHALLTVPGKIFVVKTSAGNYAKVEMISYYKGNPNTTTADFANLATRPASSYYTFRFAYQGDGTTSLQ
- a CDS encoding helix-turn-helix transcriptional regulator, with amino-acid sequence MIRITSALWDEYVYDLDAPSKRENLINYAGSWGSVRIVTIYTADISVFVFDLNCKDDCPVILEINTLCLMMIFTLSGTYRLNAGKNVLFTASKHHSLFSSGYLRSSAILQGDLKLFAICFTKNSLQKTIPTALVHFNPNEGIFTEWPALLRSIRPTTPQMSMIIQAIMVNIDKNKRGNQHIYFEAKALELLFLELEQIDAFAGRSTNSYLKEDDLERIHQAKIIVEQNLLNPCSLIELAHKVGLNDFKLKKGFREVLGTTVFGYLYDLRMEKAKFLLKSGNSVREVAYEVGYKNAHHFTTAFKKKFGHLPSKVNKL